One Misgurnus anguillicaudatus chromosome 19, ASM2758022v2, whole genome shotgun sequence genomic region harbors:
- the brsk1b gene encoding serine/threonine-protein kinase BRSK2 isoform X2: MSSKELSGSQAAQYVGPYRLEKTLGKGQTGLVKLGVHCITGQKVAIKIVNREKLSESVLMKVEREIAILKLIEHPHVLKLYDVYENNKYLYLVLEHVSGGELFDYLVKKGRLTPKEARKFFRQIISALDFCHSHSICHRDLKPENLLLDEKNNIRIADFGMASLQVGDSLLETSCGSPHYACPEVIRGEKYDGRRADVWSCGVILFALLVGALPFDHDNLRQLLEKVKSGVFHMPHFIPPDCQALLRGMIEVNPEKRLTLEEIQKHPWYQGGRNEPCPEQPPPRRVCVKRILSLTDLDPDVLESMHSLGCFRDRVKLTRDLQCEEENQEKLIYYLLLDRKERYPSYEDEHLPPRNDVDPPRKRVDSPMLTRHGRCRPERKSLEVLSVTEQGSPTPPRRALDTSAHSQRSRSVSGASTGLSSSPLSSPRSPVFTFSQTEVTSASTTQSKDPKAGSSTTPRASQRAPDQKTQTLPSKVPSERPHLQSMKSLPLQTPPSPSPSPSPLLSPIPRFFFPTPSVLKCVTKTIYPNSAHVSQVTPQGSPLPTPLGTPVHHPQLPTPTPPSSSSSSSSSRAEGGGGVGGGSLSLTPPSSPGGSGGMAASSSAHWRTRLNSFKNNLLGSPRFHRRRLQVPTSEDMSSLTPESSPELAKKSWFGNFISLEREEQIFVVIRDKPLSSIKADIVHAFLSIPSLSHSVISQTSFRAEYKSSGGPSVFQKPVKFQVDIAFSEGERERERDKEREREGRRETGIYSVTFTLLSGPSRRFKRVVETIQAQLLSTHDQPSVQALADEKNGLSSRPPSTPTRQNSRRSEGGGDRGERAERGERGEGSSIGGSGSVLQRKGSGKDKTRLLSSNGTQSQP; this comes from the exons GTCTGGTGAAGTTAGGAGTTCACTGTATTACAGGACAGAAGGTGGCCATAAAAATAGTTAACAGAGAAAAGCTATCCGAGTCTGTTCTTATGAAA GTGGAGAGAGAGATAGCTATTCTTAAACTAATAGAACACCCTCATGTCCTTAAACTGTATGATGTGTACGAGAATAACAAATATCT GTATTTAGTGCTGGAGCATGTATCGGGTGGGGAACTATTTGACTACCTGGTAAAGAAAGGGAGATTAACCCCTAAAGAGGCTCGAAAATTCTTCAGACAAATCATATCTGCTCTGGACTTCTGTCACAGTCACTCTATATG CCACAGAGATCTTAAACCTGAAAACCTCCTGCTGGATGAGAAGAATAACATCAGAATTGCAGACTTTGGTATGGCTTCCCTACAGGTTGGGGACAGCCTCCTGGAGACCAGCTGTGG ATCTCCCCATTATGCATGTCCTGAGGTCATCAGG GGAGAGAAATATGATGGACGCAGGGCTGATGTTTGGAGCTGTGGAGTTATACTCTTTGCTCTTCTGGTG GGAGCGCTGCCGTTTGACCATGATAACCTGCGTCAGCTGCTGGAGAAGGTGAAGAGTGGAGTGTTTCACATGCCTCACTTCATTCCTCCAGACTGTCAGGCTCTCCTCCGTGGCATGATTGAGGTCAACCCTGAGAAACGGCTCACG ttggaAGAAATCCAAAAACACCCCTGGTATCA AGGGGGCAGGAATGAGCCGTGTCCAGAGCAGCCGCCTCCTAGACGCGTGTGCGTAAAGAGGATCCTGTCTCTTACCGATCTGGACCCTGATGTTCTGGAGAGCATGCATTCACTGGGCTGTTTCAGAGACCGGGTCAAGCTTACGAGAGACCTGCAGTGTGAAGA aGAAAACCAGGAGAAGTTGATCTACTATCTTCTGTTGGATAGGAAAGAGCGTTATCCTAGTTATGAAGATGAACATCTTCCACCCAGAAACGATGTTG ATCCTCCTCGTAAGCGAGTAGATTCGCCCATGTTGACCCGTCACGGACGCTGTCGGCCAGAGAGAAAGAGTTTGGAAGTGCTGAGTGTAACGGAGCAGGGGTCTCCGACACCTCCACGCAGAGCACTGGATACCTCGGCACACAGCCAGAG ATCTCGCTCAGTTAGCGGAGCTTCAACCGGCCTCTCGTCGAGTCCTCTGAGCAGCCCTAGA AGCCCAGTTTTCACTTTCAGCCAAACCGAAGTCACCTCTGCTTCCACCACCCAGTCCAAAGACCCCAAAGCAGGAAGTTCCACCACACCCCGGGCGTCCCAACGCGCGCCTGACCAAAAAACCCAGACCCTACCCTCCAAAGTACCCTCCGAGCGTCCCCACCTGCagtctatgaagtccctccctCTGCAAACCCCTCCGTCTCCTTCCCCTTCCCCCTCTCCGCTCCTGTCCCCCATCCCTCGCTTCTTCTTCCCTACTCCTTCTGTCCTGAAGTGTGTCACTAAGACCATCTATCCTAACTCTGCCCATGTGTCGCAGGTTACCCCACAGGGCTCCCCACTCCCAACCCCTCTGGGGACCCCTGTGCACCATCCCCAGCTCCCCACCCCCACCCCGccatcctcctcctcctcttcttcctcctcaCGAGCTGAAGGGGGTGGTGGTGTGGGTGGTGGTTCCCTCTCCCTAACTCCGCCCTCCAGCCCTGGGGGGAGTGGTGGAATGGCTGCCAGTAGCTCCGCCCACTGGAGGACACGCCTCAACTCCTTCAAGAACAATCTGCTGGGTTCGCCGCGCTTCCACCGTCGAAGGCTACAGG TACCTACATCAGAAGACATGTCCAGTTTAACTCCAGAGTCCAGCCCTGA GCTGGCAAAGAAGTCCTGGTTTGGAAACTTCATCAGTCTGGAGAGAGAAGAGCAGATCTTCGTGGTGATTAGAGACAAACCACTGAGCTCTATCAAGGCTGATATTGTCCACGCCTTTCTATCA ATTCCCTCCTTGAGCCACAGTGTCATCTCTCAGACAAGTTTCCGGGCCGAGTATAAGTCGTCCGGAGGTCCGTCCGTCTTCCAGAAGCCTGTCAAATTTCAGGTGGACATTGCGTTctctgagggagagagagagcgagagagggacaaagaaagagaaagagaaggGAGGAGGGAGACTGGCATCTACAGTGTCACTTTCACCTTGTTATCAG GCCCAAGTCGCAGGTTTAAAAGGGTGGTGGAGACAATTCAGGCTCAGCTTCTCAGTACACACGATCAGCCCTCTGTGCAGGCACTTGCAG ATGAGAAGAACGGTCTTTCGTCTCGCCCCCCAAGCACACCGACCCGCCAAAACTCTCGCCGCTCGGAGGGCGGGGGTGATCGCGGTGAGAGAGCAGAACGCGGAGAGCGAGGAGAAGGGAGCAGTATTGGGGGTAGTGGGAGCGTTCTACAAAGGAAAGGGTCCGGAAAGGATAAAACCCGCCTCCTTTCTTCGAATGGAACCCAGTCTCAGCCCTAA
- the brsk1b gene encoding serine/threonine-protein kinase BRSK2 isoform X1, producing MSSKELSGSQAAQYVGPYRLEKTLGKGQTGLVKLGVHCITGQKVAIKIVNREKLSESVLMKVEREIAILKLIEHPHVLKLYDVYENNKYLYLVLEHVSGGELFDYLVKKGRLTPKEARKFFRQIISALDFCHSHSICHRDLKPENLLLDEKNNIRIADFGMASLQVGDSLLETSCGSPHYACPEVIRGEKYDGRRADVWSCGVILFALLVGALPFDHDNLRQLLEKVKSGVFHMPHFIPPDCQALLRGMIEVNPEKRLTLEEIQKHPWYQFVSFSFRGGRNEPCPEQPPPRRVCVKRILSLTDLDPDVLESMHSLGCFRDRVKLTRDLQCEEENQEKLIYYLLLDRKERYPSYEDEHLPPRNDVDPPRKRVDSPMLTRHGRCRPERKSLEVLSVTEQGSPTPPRRALDTSAHSQRSRSVSGASTGLSSSPLSSPRSPVFTFSQTEVTSASTTQSKDPKAGSSTTPRASQRAPDQKTQTLPSKVPSERPHLQSMKSLPLQTPPSPSPSPSPLLSPIPRFFFPTPSVLKCVTKTIYPNSAHVSQVTPQGSPLPTPLGTPVHHPQLPTPTPPSSSSSSSSSRAEGGGGVGGGSLSLTPPSSPGGSGGMAASSSAHWRTRLNSFKNNLLGSPRFHRRRLQVPTSEDMSSLTPESSPELAKKSWFGNFISLEREEQIFVVIRDKPLSSIKADIVHAFLSIPSLSHSVISQTSFRAEYKSSGGPSVFQKPVKFQVDIAFSEGERERERDKEREREGRRETGIYSVTFTLLSGPSRRFKRVVETIQAQLLSTHDQPSVQALADEKNGLSSRPPSTPTRQNSRRSEGGGDRGERAERGERGEGSSIGGSGSVLQRKGSGKDKTRLLSSNGTQSQP from the exons GTCTGGTGAAGTTAGGAGTTCACTGTATTACAGGACAGAAGGTGGCCATAAAAATAGTTAACAGAGAAAAGCTATCCGAGTCTGTTCTTATGAAA GTGGAGAGAGAGATAGCTATTCTTAAACTAATAGAACACCCTCATGTCCTTAAACTGTATGATGTGTACGAGAATAACAAATATCT GTATTTAGTGCTGGAGCATGTATCGGGTGGGGAACTATTTGACTACCTGGTAAAGAAAGGGAGATTAACCCCTAAAGAGGCTCGAAAATTCTTCAGACAAATCATATCTGCTCTGGACTTCTGTCACAGTCACTCTATATG CCACAGAGATCTTAAACCTGAAAACCTCCTGCTGGATGAGAAGAATAACATCAGAATTGCAGACTTTGGTATGGCTTCCCTACAGGTTGGGGACAGCCTCCTGGAGACCAGCTGTGG ATCTCCCCATTATGCATGTCCTGAGGTCATCAGG GGAGAGAAATATGATGGACGCAGGGCTGATGTTTGGAGCTGTGGAGTTATACTCTTTGCTCTTCTGGTG GGAGCGCTGCCGTTTGACCATGATAACCTGCGTCAGCTGCTGGAGAAGGTGAAGAGTGGAGTGTTTCACATGCCTCACTTCATTCCTCCAGACTGTCAGGCTCTCCTCCGTGGCATGATTGAGGTCAACCCTGAGAAACGGCTCACG ttggaAGAAATCCAAAAACACCCCTGGTATCA ATTTGTGTCTTTCTCTTTCAGAGGGGGCAGGAATGAGCCGTGTCCAGAGCAGCCGCCTCCTAGACGCGTGTGCGTAAAGAGGATCCTGTCTCTTACCGATCTGGACCCTGATGTTCTGGAGAGCATGCATTCACTGGGCTGTTTCAGAGACCGGGTCAAGCTTACGAGAGACCTGCAGTGTGAAGA aGAAAACCAGGAGAAGTTGATCTACTATCTTCTGTTGGATAGGAAAGAGCGTTATCCTAGTTATGAAGATGAACATCTTCCACCCAGAAACGATGTTG ATCCTCCTCGTAAGCGAGTAGATTCGCCCATGTTGACCCGTCACGGACGCTGTCGGCCAGAGAGAAAGAGTTTGGAAGTGCTGAGTGTAACGGAGCAGGGGTCTCCGACACCTCCACGCAGAGCACTGGATACCTCGGCACACAGCCAGAG ATCTCGCTCAGTTAGCGGAGCTTCAACCGGCCTCTCGTCGAGTCCTCTGAGCAGCCCTAGA AGCCCAGTTTTCACTTTCAGCCAAACCGAAGTCACCTCTGCTTCCACCACCCAGTCCAAAGACCCCAAAGCAGGAAGTTCCACCACACCCCGGGCGTCCCAACGCGCGCCTGACCAAAAAACCCAGACCCTACCCTCCAAAGTACCCTCCGAGCGTCCCCACCTGCagtctatgaagtccctccctCTGCAAACCCCTCCGTCTCCTTCCCCTTCCCCCTCTCCGCTCCTGTCCCCCATCCCTCGCTTCTTCTTCCCTACTCCTTCTGTCCTGAAGTGTGTCACTAAGACCATCTATCCTAACTCTGCCCATGTGTCGCAGGTTACCCCACAGGGCTCCCCACTCCCAACCCCTCTGGGGACCCCTGTGCACCATCCCCAGCTCCCCACCCCCACCCCGccatcctcctcctcctcttcttcctcctcaCGAGCTGAAGGGGGTGGTGGTGTGGGTGGTGGTTCCCTCTCCCTAACTCCGCCCTCCAGCCCTGGGGGGAGTGGTGGAATGGCTGCCAGTAGCTCCGCCCACTGGAGGACACGCCTCAACTCCTTCAAGAACAATCTGCTGGGTTCGCCGCGCTTCCACCGTCGAAGGCTACAGG TACCTACATCAGAAGACATGTCCAGTTTAACTCCAGAGTCCAGCCCTGA GCTGGCAAAGAAGTCCTGGTTTGGAAACTTCATCAGTCTGGAGAGAGAAGAGCAGATCTTCGTGGTGATTAGAGACAAACCACTGAGCTCTATCAAGGCTGATATTGTCCACGCCTTTCTATCA ATTCCCTCCTTGAGCCACAGTGTCATCTCTCAGACAAGTTTCCGGGCCGAGTATAAGTCGTCCGGAGGTCCGTCCGTCTTCCAGAAGCCTGTCAAATTTCAGGTGGACATTGCGTTctctgagggagagagagagcgagagagggacaaagaaagagaaagagaaggGAGGAGGGAGACTGGCATCTACAGTGTCACTTTCACCTTGTTATCAG GCCCAAGTCGCAGGTTTAAAAGGGTGGTGGAGACAATTCAGGCTCAGCTTCTCAGTACACACGATCAGCCCTCTGTGCAGGCACTTGCAG ATGAGAAGAACGGTCTTTCGTCTCGCCCCCCAAGCACACCGACCCGCCAAAACTCTCGCCGCTCGGAGGGCGGGGGTGATCGCGGTGAGAGAGCAGAACGCGGAGAGCGAGGAGAAGGGAGCAGTATTGGGGGTAGTGGGAGCGTTCTACAAAGGAAAGGGTCCGGAAAGGATAAAACCCGCCTCCTTTCTTCGAATGGAACCCAGTCTCAGCCCTAA
- the brsk1b gene encoding serine/threonine-protein kinase BRSK1 isoform X3, whose protein sequence is MSSKELSGSQAAQYVGPYRLEKTLGKGQTGLVKLGVHCITGQKVAIKIVNREKLSESVLMKVEREIAILKLIEHPHVLKLYDVYENNKYLYLVLEHVSGGELFDYLVKKGRLTPKEARKFFRQIISALDFCHSHSICHRDLKPENLLLDEKNNIRIADFGMASLQVGDSLLETSCGSPHYACPEVIRGEKYDGRRADVWSCGVILFALLVGALPFDHDNLRQLLEKVKSGVFHMPHFIPPDCQALLRGMIEVNPEKRLTLEEIQKHPWYQFVSFSFRGGRNEPCPEQPPPRRVCVKRILSLTDLDPDVLESMHSLGCFRDRVKLTRDLQCEEENQEKLIYYLLLDRKERYPSYEDEHLPPRNDVDPPRKRVDSPMLTRHGRCRPERKSLEVLSVTEQGSPTPPRRALDTSAHSQRSRSVSGASTGLSSSPLSSPRVTPQGSPLPTPLGTPVHHPQLPTPTPPSSSSSSSSSRAEGGGGVGGGSLSLTPPSSPGGSGGMAASSSAHWRTRLNSFKNNLLGSPRFHRRRLQVPTSEDMSSLTPESSPELAKKSWFGNFISLEREEQIFVVIRDKPLSSIKADIVHAFLSIPSLSHSVISQTSFRAEYKSSGGPSVFQKPVKFQVDIAFSEGERERERDKEREREGRRETGIYSVTFTLLSGPSRRFKRVVETIQAQLLSTHDQPSVQALADEKNGLSSRPPSTPTRQNSRRSEGGGDRGERAERGERGEGSSIGGSGSVLQRKGSGKDKTRLLSSNGTQSQP, encoded by the exons GTCTGGTGAAGTTAGGAGTTCACTGTATTACAGGACAGAAGGTGGCCATAAAAATAGTTAACAGAGAAAAGCTATCCGAGTCTGTTCTTATGAAA GTGGAGAGAGAGATAGCTATTCTTAAACTAATAGAACACCCTCATGTCCTTAAACTGTATGATGTGTACGAGAATAACAAATATCT GTATTTAGTGCTGGAGCATGTATCGGGTGGGGAACTATTTGACTACCTGGTAAAGAAAGGGAGATTAACCCCTAAAGAGGCTCGAAAATTCTTCAGACAAATCATATCTGCTCTGGACTTCTGTCACAGTCACTCTATATG CCACAGAGATCTTAAACCTGAAAACCTCCTGCTGGATGAGAAGAATAACATCAGAATTGCAGACTTTGGTATGGCTTCCCTACAGGTTGGGGACAGCCTCCTGGAGACCAGCTGTGG ATCTCCCCATTATGCATGTCCTGAGGTCATCAGG GGAGAGAAATATGATGGACGCAGGGCTGATGTTTGGAGCTGTGGAGTTATACTCTTTGCTCTTCTGGTG GGAGCGCTGCCGTTTGACCATGATAACCTGCGTCAGCTGCTGGAGAAGGTGAAGAGTGGAGTGTTTCACATGCCTCACTTCATTCCTCCAGACTGTCAGGCTCTCCTCCGTGGCATGATTGAGGTCAACCCTGAGAAACGGCTCACG ttggaAGAAATCCAAAAACACCCCTGGTATCA ATTTGTGTCTTTCTCTTTCAGAGGGGGCAGGAATGAGCCGTGTCCAGAGCAGCCGCCTCCTAGACGCGTGTGCGTAAAGAGGATCCTGTCTCTTACCGATCTGGACCCTGATGTTCTGGAGAGCATGCATTCACTGGGCTGTTTCAGAGACCGGGTCAAGCTTACGAGAGACCTGCAGTGTGAAGA aGAAAACCAGGAGAAGTTGATCTACTATCTTCTGTTGGATAGGAAAGAGCGTTATCCTAGTTATGAAGATGAACATCTTCCACCCAGAAACGATGTTG ATCCTCCTCGTAAGCGAGTAGATTCGCCCATGTTGACCCGTCACGGACGCTGTCGGCCAGAGAGAAAGAGTTTGGAAGTGCTGAGTGTAACGGAGCAGGGGTCTCCGACACCTCCACGCAGAGCACTGGATACCTCGGCACACAGCCAGAG ATCTCGCTCAGTTAGCGGAGCTTCAACCGGCCTCTCGTCGAGTCCTCTGAGCAGCCCTAGA GTTACCCCACAGGGCTCCCCACTCCCAACCCCTCTGGGGACCCCTGTGCACCATCCCCAGCTCCCCACCCCCACCCCGccatcctcctcctcctcttcttcctcctcaCGAGCTGAAGGGGGTGGTGGTGTGGGTGGTGGTTCCCTCTCCCTAACTCCGCCCTCCAGCCCTGGGGGGAGTGGTGGAATGGCTGCCAGTAGCTCCGCCCACTGGAGGACACGCCTCAACTCCTTCAAGAACAATCTGCTGGGTTCGCCGCGCTTCCACCGTCGAAGGCTACAGG TACCTACATCAGAAGACATGTCCAGTTTAACTCCAGAGTCCAGCCCTGA GCTGGCAAAGAAGTCCTGGTTTGGAAACTTCATCAGTCTGGAGAGAGAAGAGCAGATCTTCGTGGTGATTAGAGACAAACCACTGAGCTCTATCAAGGCTGATATTGTCCACGCCTTTCTATCA ATTCCCTCCTTGAGCCACAGTGTCATCTCTCAGACAAGTTTCCGGGCCGAGTATAAGTCGTCCGGAGGTCCGTCCGTCTTCCAGAAGCCTGTCAAATTTCAGGTGGACATTGCGTTctctgagggagagagagagcgagagagggacaaagaaagagaaagagaaggGAGGAGGGAGACTGGCATCTACAGTGTCACTTTCACCTTGTTATCAG GCCCAAGTCGCAGGTTTAAAAGGGTGGTGGAGACAATTCAGGCTCAGCTTCTCAGTACACACGATCAGCCCTCTGTGCAGGCACTTGCAG ATGAGAAGAACGGTCTTTCGTCTCGCCCCCCAAGCACACCGACCCGCCAAAACTCTCGCCGCTCGGAGGGCGGGGGTGATCGCGGTGAGAGAGCAGAACGCGGAGAGCGAGGAGAAGGGAGCAGTATTGGGGGTAGTGGGAGCGTTCTACAAAGGAAAGGGTCCGGAAAGGATAAAACCCGCCTCCTTTCTTCGAATGGAACCCAGTCTCAGCCCTAA
- the brsk1b gene encoding serine/threonine-protein kinase BRSK1 isoform X4, whose translation MSSKELSGSQAAQYVGPYRLEKTLGKGQTGLVKLGVHCITGQKVAIKIVNREKLSESVLMKVEREIAILKLIEHPHVLKLYDVYENNKYLYLVLEHVSGGELFDYLVKKGRLTPKEARKFFRQIISALDFCHSHSICHRDLKPENLLLDEKNNIRIADFGMASLQVGDSLLETSCGSPHYACPEVIRGEKYDGRRADVWSCGVILFALLVGALPFDHDNLRQLLEKVKSGVFHMPHFIPPDCQALLRGMIEVNPEKRLTLEEIQKHPWYQGGRNEPCPEQPPPRRVCVKRILSLTDLDPDVLESMHSLGCFRDRVKLTRDLQCEEENQEKLIYYLLLDRKERYPSYEDEHLPPRNDVDPPRKRVDSPMLTRHGRCRPERKSLEVLSVTEQGSPTPPRRALDTSAHSQRSRSVSGASTGLSSSPLSSPRVTPQGSPLPTPLGTPVHHPQLPTPTPPSSSSSSSSSRAEGGGGVGGGSLSLTPPSSPGGSGGMAASSSAHWRTRLNSFKNNLLGSPRFHRRRLQVPTSEDMSSLTPESSPELAKKSWFGNFISLEREEQIFVVIRDKPLSSIKADIVHAFLSIPSLSHSVISQTSFRAEYKSSGGPSVFQKPVKFQVDIAFSEGERERERDKEREREGRRETGIYSVTFTLLSGPSRRFKRVVETIQAQLLSTHDQPSVQALADEKNGLSSRPPSTPTRQNSRRSEGGGDRGERAERGERGEGSSIGGSGSVLQRKGSGKDKTRLLSSNGTQSQP comes from the exons GTCTGGTGAAGTTAGGAGTTCACTGTATTACAGGACAGAAGGTGGCCATAAAAATAGTTAACAGAGAAAAGCTATCCGAGTCTGTTCTTATGAAA GTGGAGAGAGAGATAGCTATTCTTAAACTAATAGAACACCCTCATGTCCTTAAACTGTATGATGTGTACGAGAATAACAAATATCT GTATTTAGTGCTGGAGCATGTATCGGGTGGGGAACTATTTGACTACCTGGTAAAGAAAGGGAGATTAACCCCTAAAGAGGCTCGAAAATTCTTCAGACAAATCATATCTGCTCTGGACTTCTGTCACAGTCACTCTATATG CCACAGAGATCTTAAACCTGAAAACCTCCTGCTGGATGAGAAGAATAACATCAGAATTGCAGACTTTGGTATGGCTTCCCTACAGGTTGGGGACAGCCTCCTGGAGACCAGCTGTGG ATCTCCCCATTATGCATGTCCTGAGGTCATCAGG GGAGAGAAATATGATGGACGCAGGGCTGATGTTTGGAGCTGTGGAGTTATACTCTTTGCTCTTCTGGTG GGAGCGCTGCCGTTTGACCATGATAACCTGCGTCAGCTGCTGGAGAAGGTGAAGAGTGGAGTGTTTCACATGCCTCACTTCATTCCTCCAGACTGTCAGGCTCTCCTCCGTGGCATGATTGAGGTCAACCCTGAGAAACGGCTCACG ttggaAGAAATCCAAAAACACCCCTGGTATCA AGGGGGCAGGAATGAGCCGTGTCCAGAGCAGCCGCCTCCTAGACGCGTGTGCGTAAAGAGGATCCTGTCTCTTACCGATCTGGACCCTGATGTTCTGGAGAGCATGCATTCACTGGGCTGTTTCAGAGACCGGGTCAAGCTTACGAGAGACCTGCAGTGTGAAGA aGAAAACCAGGAGAAGTTGATCTACTATCTTCTGTTGGATAGGAAAGAGCGTTATCCTAGTTATGAAGATGAACATCTTCCACCCAGAAACGATGTTG ATCCTCCTCGTAAGCGAGTAGATTCGCCCATGTTGACCCGTCACGGACGCTGTCGGCCAGAGAGAAAGAGTTTGGAAGTGCTGAGTGTAACGGAGCAGGGGTCTCCGACACCTCCACGCAGAGCACTGGATACCTCGGCACACAGCCAGAG ATCTCGCTCAGTTAGCGGAGCTTCAACCGGCCTCTCGTCGAGTCCTCTGAGCAGCCCTAGA GTTACCCCACAGGGCTCCCCACTCCCAACCCCTCTGGGGACCCCTGTGCACCATCCCCAGCTCCCCACCCCCACCCCGccatcctcctcctcctcttcttcctcctcaCGAGCTGAAGGGGGTGGTGGTGTGGGTGGTGGTTCCCTCTCCCTAACTCCGCCCTCCAGCCCTGGGGGGAGTGGTGGAATGGCTGCCAGTAGCTCCGCCCACTGGAGGACACGCCTCAACTCCTTCAAGAACAATCTGCTGGGTTCGCCGCGCTTCCACCGTCGAAGGCTACAGG TACCTACATCAGAAGACATGTCCAGTTTAACTCCAGAGTCCAGCCCTGA GCTGGCAAAGAAGTCCTGGTTTGGAAACTTCATCAGTCTGGAGAGAGAAGAGCAGATCTTCGTGGTGATTAGAGACAAACCACTGAGCTCTATCAAGGCTGATATTGTCCACGCCTTTCTATCA ATTCCCTCCTTGAGCCACAGTGTCATCTCTCAGACAAGTTTCCGGGCCGAGTATAAGTCGTCCGGAGGTCCGTCCGTCTTCCAGAAGCCTGTCAAATTTCAGGTGGACATTGCGTTctctgagggagagagagagcgagagagggacaaagaaagagaaagagaaggGAGGAGGGAGACTGGCATCTACAGTGTCACTTTCACCTTGTTATCAG GCCCAAGTCGCAGGTTTAAAAGGGTGGTGGAGACAATTCAGGCTCAGCTTCTCAGTACACACGATCAGCCCTCTGTGCAGGCACTTGCAG ATGAGAAGAACGGTCTTTCGTCTCGCCCCCCAAGCACACCGACCCGCCAAAACTCTCGCCGCTCGGAGGGCGGGGGTGATCGCGGTGAGAGAGCAGAACGCGGAGAGCGAGGAGAAGGGAGCAGTATTGGGGGTAGTGGGAGCGTTCTACAAAGGAAAGGGTCCGGAAAGGATAAAACCCGCCTCCTTTCTTCGAATGGAACCCAGTCTCAGCCCTAA